The Pseudomonas eucalypticola genome has a window encoding:
- a CDS encoding GlcG/HbpS family heme-binding protein produces the protein MPLHPLSSTVAALALSLAALGANAAPSHLISSQKLPWQLAQQLAAEAVQTCAAKGWSVTATVVDPSGHAQAVIKGDTVPLQSLSVSYRKAYTAFSYGQAFDKDTISELLAGHYDGPANGALNTVPEVIFIPGGVTLRKADRQVLGGLGVSGAPGGDKDEGCALAAVKKFQPQFE, from the coding sequence ATGCCCCTGCACCCGCTGTCCAGCACCGTCGCCGCCCTGGCCCTGAGCCTCGCGGCCCTGGGTGCCAACGCCGCTCCCAGCCACCTGATCAGCAGTCAGAAATTGCCCTGGCAACTGGCCCAGCAACTGGCCGCCGAGGCTGTACAGACCTGCGCGGCCAAGGGCTGGTCGGTGACCGCCACGGTCGTGGACCCCTCCGGCCATGCCCAGGCGGTAATCAAAGGCGATACCGTGCCGCTGCAATCGTTGTCGGTGTCGTACCGCAAGGCCTACACCGCGTTCTCCTACGGCCAGGCGTTCGACAAGGACACCATCAGCGAACTGCTGGCCGGCCATTACGACGGCCCGGCCAATGGTGCGTTGAACACGGTGCCGGAGGTCATCTTCATTCCAGGTGGGGTCACCCTGCGCAAGGCAGACCGCCAGGTGCTGGGCGGCCTGGGGGTGTCCGGCGCGCCCGGCGGCGACAAGGACGAGGGCTGTGCGCTGGCGGCGGTCAAGAAATTCCAGCCGCAGTTCGAATAA